From Nicotiana tabacum cultivar K326 chromosome 22, ASM71507v2, whole genome shotgun sequence, one genomic window encodes:
- the LOC107770754 gene encoding uncharacterized protein LOC107770754 encodes MAASANPAAGNNGGQEGTNNANGTTNNGVSVPDNSVIGPNQGELIHSRGLAVEWSPDEQSLLEELLAKYATDKPIHRYAKIAMQLKDKCVRDIALRCRWMSKKENGKRRKDDQVSRKNKDKKEKITDSMPKSTHAANRTNGPPYAQAVMSMDSDDGISYQAIGGPAGQLLEQNAQALDKISANFAIFKIQENINLFCQARNNILSILNDLNDAPEIMRQMPPLPVKLNDELANSMLQRPPLPK; translated from the exons ATGGCGGCAAGTGCGAATCCGGCGGCGGGTAATAATGGCGGTCAAGAAGGGACGAATAATGCGAACGGCACAACGAATAACGGCGTTTCGGTTCCTGATAACTCTGTGATTGGACCTAATCAGGGGGAGCTCATTCACAGTAGAGGCCTTGCCGTTGAATGGTCTCCCGACGAACAATCTCTCCTTGAAGAATTGCTCGCCAA ATACGCAACTGACAAACCAATACATCGTTATGCTAAAATTGCTATGCAGTTAAAGGACAAGTGTGTACGAGATATAGCGTTGAGATGTAGATGGATGAGT aaaaaggaaaatgggaagagaagaaaagacgatcaagtttcgaggaaaaataaagacaaaaag GAAAAAATTACGGATTCTATGCCAAAATCTACTCATGCTGCAAATCGCACAAATGGTCCTCCCTATGCTCAAGCTGTTATGTCAATGGACAGTGATGATGGAATTTCCTACCAAG CCATTGGTGGTCCCGCTGGACAGCTTCTTGAGCAAAATGCTCAGGCCTTGGATAAAATTTCTGCGAACTTTGCTATTTTTAAG ATCCAGGAAAACATCAACCTTTTCTGTCAAGCTCGAAACAATATCCTCTCCATCTTAAATGA CTTGAATGACGCGCCAGAGATAATGAGGCAGATGCCTCCACTTCCTGTAAAGCTAAATGATGAGCTCGCCAACTCAATGCTTCAGCGACCACCGTTGCCAAAATAG